The genomic window AATAATCTGCCCACTTTTTGTTGGAGACAAAGTCCAAAGTGGCAGATGCACTTGcgtgtaggaacccagagtgcctagaatatttctctgcctgttcttAAGGGTTcctacccccctgaacaacactgttttagcttcaaaccttggaaaaaattaccaacagtcagacaacaactagaaaatacagtggtgtgaattaggtaaTAGACTACGATGTAAGATTGTCatagggtgaaaaatttagaggttttaggcttctctttatagtaaatagataagagtaaaaaatatcaaaatggaggattgttgttgttctctaaaccttcttctccttcttctactactccatgttctgcagtaaaagtagtttggattgattggatagaaaattctgcagttcctgcccatgttactgaataattggtaagaaagtgaaaataatgtacatttttagtaactattggctaaaatatctttaaaaggctgtgtaaatcttggtAATGGCTCTCTCGCTCTCACtcctacttttcctccttccatgctgtacctgggtcacgctggtggctcagttcctctgataagacttaataaacaactatctggaagcattgaaactacaGAAGACGTCTCGCTTTATCTtttaaactccttgcaaggactttgagcaaattctctcccatcaggagagactcGATTTATGGCACGGTAAAGTGTCACTTACGTGATCAGGATAGACTGGTTTTCACGATCTGTCAAAGGGAAAAATACCTGCAGTCAGAGGAGCTGTAGGGAAAGTGCTGGTTCTCAGCACTAACTGTGACCTGGTGTCCATCAGGGGGAATGAAACAAAATCTCTGCAGGCGAAACGGAAAATGTGCATGGtctgctctcctcctctctttccctccctaTACTCCACTTTttatcttctctcctcctcctgtgctcCATCCTGCACTTGTTTTTGCTTCTGTCTTTACCATTCTTTATTACGTTTAATATAGGACGGGACTTTATTCAAATTAAAACCATGTATTTTGGTGACAGTATTTCTACCAGCTCTGTTCTGGATCTGCCTGCTGTTGCTTGAAGCCACGTGCAGGTGTGCTGCCCAGGGACTTCCCAGATAGTGTGTCCTGTCCAAATGCAACTGCCCTTTGCAGAGGTCCCAGTTATGCTGCTTAGCTTAGTACTTAGACCAGAAATACAGATAATGTGCAGCACAACAgtgcttcaaaaataaaaaaaaatatttcaggagaTGGGGAAAACCATCTGGAGCTGGTTTTGCATCAATTAGGGTTGAAAATAAAGACCGAGCAGATAATCTGCAGTATTACACAGACCAAGCACTCTGCAAAAGATGGCAAAGGTGACGGAGCCATGGCAGTATGGAATGGCACTTGGCACAAGCAGTGGTTCTGACACACTTTTTTACTCTGAGTCTGGTCAAAATAGAAAAGCTCACCAGTCAGCATGAACTGATAGGCATTGTCAGAGATGGAGAAGATGTGTGGAGGGGCCTCCTGGCGCTTCTTGCCTCGGTAGGCCAACACCACCTCCGGGTTGTACACCGGCAGCCACTTGTAGGGGTTGACGGTGACGCAGAAGAGACCCGAGTAGGTCTGCAGGAAAAAAGTAGAGGTGGCActgaagtccagctcctgcagctgtatTTTCTCCTGTGCCAAAAGAAGGAACTTACATAGATCATCCAGGACCTGTAGCGGTCCTTGAGGTTGTAGAGGACGGCAGGTTCGTGCAGGTGGGTCAGCATGGCCACATCCTCAACTCTGTCAAACTTAGGTGGGTTCATGGCATACACATCATCAGGTTTGACAGCAACTGTCTGtaattcagaaagaaagagTGAACTTTGATTCAGCAACTCTTGACAGTCCTGCCACAAACACAGAGAAGTAATAACATCTCTAAGGCTGCTctaattcatatttttctttctttttagctgTGCTAAACAAGATATGGCAATTTCAAGGCAAacactgcagccagccaggaacTCTACAACACTGGTACATGGACAGGATGTAAATTTACTGGAATTGCTGTGACCACACAGACCTGCATTGTGCTGGACCAGATCTCTCACCACATTATCACTGCTTATGAACTTTAGGTCTCTGTTGCTCATGGCTGTAAGAGCCTGGGGCACATCTGCTGGCCAGCCAACCTCCCAACCTCCAGAGTTCCCATGACAGTTCCAGAGAGCCAGGACACAAACAGCACAAAACTCACCAACAGCAAATCCATCCTTAGGACAGACTTTTTCCACTCCTGCCTGTGGCCATTCCCAATTAAAGAAAGGCTCTGTCTCTACCAAACAGCACTGTCTGCTGGGCTCACACCGTGGGGAACCATCCTGTCACACAGCCAGAGCCCGTGGATATGTTGTGGGGGTGGCAGGTGttcacagctggcagcagcttaaCTCAGCCACTGCTTTCTAAAAGTCTTGTAGCACCTACTGCCAAGATGTTGGTCATGGTGGCTCTTTGAACTGCTGCAGTTATTCTTACAAAAGTTATCAGGACACAAGCTGCTAAGACATTTCAGCGATTTGGAAGATTAACACCTTGGAGGCTCCTCTGGGAAACTGCAGCCAGTGACACTGACAATTTCACATGCAAAGGTGACTTGCAAAGTATCTGTCTGCTCAGCTACCAGTAAAGGAAGGAATTTATGAATGGATATGACAGTGTTAGCTGAGAAAGTGTTAAAAACTAAGTTAAGACCGGCAAGGCTACGATCCAACCTGGTTTAGAGCATTGACTGATTTTTAAAGCCCAAACCAAGAATAATTGTCCAATGAATACTTTTATCCCACCATCCAGAGCTATACTTTCCTGTGGAGGCTCAGTCAGAGGACaggggggagggcagggcagatTTCTTGCCTGTGCTAGCCTTGTGCTTTCCATGTTCATCCCCAGCAGATGCCCTGGgtccctcagcagggctgggagaagggccAGAAGGAATGCACTTACTCTGCCATCCTCTGTCTCAACAGTTATCTTCCCATCCTGTGCAGCCTTAATCTTCCCCTTGGTGTACTCCACCTCGGGGTCAGCCACAAAGCAGTAGGTCTTGGCATCAAAAGGCTGGTTCTGGGCTTCTATTCTCTCCTTCTCGGATTTGCGCAGGTACGGCGCGGCCTCGCCAAAAACCTCCATGCCAACGTCTCTGCTCATGGCTCTGAAAGACAGACCCTGCTGGGCTGGTCCCCTGTGTGGTGTTTAAGGCAGAGTGGAGCTGAACATTCACCAGCCCTCCCCAGTTGGCTGCTCCGAGCTCACCCCTCCCAGCTCTCAGGTGTGTGAGGCGAGGTGTTGAGGGAGATGTTTGCTTTTCCGAGCTGGAAGGTACAAAGGCAAAGTGAAGAAGAGCTACCACCCTTCATGGCCCCAAGGAAAGGAGATCTGTGtccaaaggaggaggagggctcCCTCCAAAGGATCCATGTAGTCCTGAGAAAAAGTGAAGCCctgaagattatttttcttctggtttttaatttcttttaatccATTAACATGGAACCTGTCCTAGTCCTCTGGTGAGCAGCCACAGTGGGCAGGAATGGACACGTGCTGTGGCTTGTTGAAGGAGCTCATGCAGGGGCAAAAACAGGGACCTACCCACAGTGAGCACAGGAGAAAAGCCAGCTCATGCCAGCCTGTTAGTTTTCATGCTTCAAATCCTCACCTGAACAATCAGTCAACACAAAGCAGGAAGGAATCAGCTGACATCTCAGATCTCTGAAAGACAAACAGTCAAAGGTCACACTTTAACTAAGCTACAGCCTCTCCAGAGGCCCAACACCTCTCACTTACTGCAAGTAACTGTGCCCGTTGAGGGCCAGAGTTCACCAGAGACCACTCCTTCCCTGGCCAGGGAATGGCCCAGCGGGAAATCTACAGCAGAATTCCCACCACAGTGCTACAGCCTTGAGAGACTCCAAGCATGAGGAACAGGACCTGTGGTAGGAGCCCTCTGTCCCTCCGCAGGTGAGTCACAGCATGGCCCcgagcatggccaggacatcAGGAGCCACCAAGTGCTTTTTTCCTGACAGCTTTTATAGGCTCAGCTTAGTTCCCTTGGTTCAGCCCCTTCCCTATATTTGGAAGGATGGGATCGACACTCCCGCCTGCTCACCAATTCTTGTTCATTTTTTGCCATATACAGTGTGTAAAGAAAGGACACGCTCTTTTCTCCCAATTTTGGTAACTCTGGGACCTATCTGTGTTTTGTAGGCTTTTCTTTGGTGGGAATTTCCTCTACTAGGAACATGCTCTCCTGCCAGCTACGACCACAGCCAGCACTTCACTCTCACCAACATGTCAAACAAATGATAGCACAGGAGGGACCTGCCTCACCACTCCTGCTCAAGGGttgcctgggcagagctgcacagtGGTGAAGGAACCCAAACCAGCTCTGTATAGGGTGGAGAGCAAGgccatgggaaggaaaaaaaggatgaggATTCATGTAGGATCAGTTATGGCAGTTCTTGTATATGCAATTTCTACCACTGCATGGGTCAGGGAGGACAGGATGAGAGGCCATGACTGAAACTCAGTGTGACAAACCATGGCAAAATAGAGACTAATCAGAAAGAACAGCACCCAAATCTGGCCAGCGGTGGACAGTTCATGAATGTCAAATCATGAATACACTACACAGGTTTAGCTTCAAACACAATTTTGGCTGCCCACGACGTTCATTGCCCTTGCTGCCAAAAGCCCCATCACACCATGCTGAGCAGGTTCTTAGATGTGTGACTGCAATTCCCACGTGAGAAGGATACTGGGAAAGTGGGCTTTGAACTGAGCTCTCCCAGTCCCAAACGCTGTTTGATTGGTACGGAGCAGCCAGGCAAtggctggcagggcagcagctggcaggaacAGTGGGAGCCTTCATGCACAGGTGGAGTGAGCTCCCGGTGCAGGAGAGGAAGGGTCTCCTCCATCCCAAGCCATTCTGGCTGTTCTGGTCATCTGTCACTGTTCAGCAACCCCTGTTTGCTCTCTATACTGCATGGACCCTCACCCAAGGCTGCAGGACCTGCCTTCCCTCAGCAGAACAAAGCCAACAGGACTTGTGTGAAGCCAGAagccccctcccttccccccagaCAGCTCCTGCCACCTCCCACAGCACCACTccgagctgcagcagcctgggacacctgtagctgctgctgcagcacaggggatATCACCCTGTCTTTCGGACACAGTGGCTGACCCTGTTTGTGTTGGCCCAACGAGAGCTGACCCTGTGGGCTTGCAGCAGAGTTGCTGTCACTAGTGTTTTGAAAAACATGTTTCATGTTGCCCTTAATTTCATTTAAGGTCACTAAAAATGGACACCACAGCCACATATCTCATGAACCATGAATTCCTAGAATCCCCCTAAGCCCGGAGGATGAGGGGAAAGCTTATTTTAGCACGCATCCCTTGTGATCGGCCCTTTGAACTCGGCACAGTGGATGTACTGAGAGCAAAAAGCTGAGGCACACCAGACCAGTGAGCAGTTTGGGGCTTTGTCCTGACACCAAACTGCCACTGTAATTCAGACAGGACACTTCCTACTCCCAGGCATGCTCAAGGCAAGAGGGCTGGACCTCACCCACACAATCattagggttggaaaagacctccaagataaAGTCCAAGCTGTgtcccatccccaccttgtcacccagcccagagcaccgagTCCCATGttcaggccttccttggacacctccagggtcggggactccaccacctctctgggcagtctgttccagtgtttgaccaccctccCCAGTCAAGAACTTCTTcttgatgtccaacctgaacagCTTTAGACTGTTTTGTCTTATCcagtccctgttccctgggagcagagccccaccAGCTGCATCCTCATGTCAGGAGTTCTggagagccacaaggtcccccctgagcctccttttctccaggctgagcccctttcccagctcccctAGCCACCAGTAGTGCTCCAgaccctcccccagctccgtccccttccctggacacgctccagcttCTCAATGTCCTTCTCGTCATGatgggcccagaactggactgAGCATTCAAAGtacctcagcagtgcccagaacaGGGGGATGGTCACCCTCccggtcctgctggccacaccatgGCTGGTACAGACCCAGCTGTCATTGCCTTCTTGGCCACACTGCTGGCAAAGTCCCCACACCCAGCTGTGGAAGCAGAACAAAGAGAACCCTCAGGCAGCAAGAGCCACTCTCCCGGTGTTCTCTTGCTGGTTCAGGTGCCCAGGTGGGAGCAGAGTGCAGGAAAACAAGTGGCACTGAGCAATGACCCACGGCAGCTGCAGATACATCtgttgctctgtgctgccaaCATCACTGCAGACACAGAGCTGTCCTGAGGTGAAGGTCACGAGGGTGCTGTCACCACGAGCCACATTGCCTTGCAAGGCTCTCTCATCCCATCCTGGTGCTGCCAGGGAGCTTTTATTGCTGCCCTTCATTCAGAAAAGGGCACACTCATAGCTCAATGTACCCCTGCAAATTAAAGGTGGATTTACTGGTTGGTGTCTATCTATTTTTGCACAAAGAACTTCGGGAGAACAAGGAGGTTTTGTAAGCTGCAGCTGAGTAAGTTCCCTGGCACGCTGAAGGAACCTGCTTTATTAAACTAGTAATACACAGCTTAAAACATGGAATGAGCTGGCTCTTGCACAGAGACAGGTGCAATCATTCCTGCCCAGGTCTCCCCAGCACAAATCTTCACACTCCCAGCAACATGTACAACTGATGCAGAGCTGCTAGAAGTCAGGGGCTAGACACTCCACCACCAGCacagcttcctttaaaaaacaccCGTTTCCACTTGAACCAAACTAAACTTTAAAATTCTCTTCTGGAGGCAAATAGCCagctttttgcctttccttttagGCCACCAAACCTAAGAGCAGTCCAGTAAAACTGAGCTGCTTGTCTTTTCATGTCTAAAGTAAGGATTGTGGCCATTCCCCCTGCAGCACAGACCAGCATACCTGCTTCACTGAGTATAGACTTGCTACCCCAAGGCTGGGGAGctcctgagcagccccagcacacagccacagctcctggatGCTCCAGATGAGTACACTGCTtcagcaggaggggctggaaagccTTGGTTACTACCAGCAACCTCAGTGCATCGGGACAGGCggttcccagctctgcttgaCTCCTCAGCAGTCCATGCATTGCTTGTTTTACCTGACTGAAAACACATACTGATTTGCAGAGAGGTGGTGAAGAGCCCAACTCAATGCTCAGCCTACAGCTCCACCCTGCAGTTCACTGAAGACCATGTGAGAGCCTTTATTCATCCCAGATGCTGGCTGTGGGCTGATGGGAGCACATCTTCGGAATGCCGGGTCAGTGCTGGGTCCATGCAAGTCTGATCAAGTGAGAAAAGGCTCAGAAAATGTAGATATCTTCAAAAacactggagaaggggagaaagaGCAACAGTATCTCCAACCACACATGACCTTGACCCAAGCTGGGGATGAGGAAGACTTGCTTACTTCCTCAGGCTGTGAGCAAGGATTAAGTGTCTCTGGGTGGTGGCAGGAGAATGCTGAGTTTCAGACAGGTCACTTCATCACTGAAGCTCAGTGCCACCATCTGCAGTTTCTGAAGGGCTCCCATGACAGCAGCTTCACTGCCCCACAGcctgcagtgctctgcagggctggccaACAGTGATGCTCAGCCTGCCATTGCCAGAATGCCAccaagcagggctggctggggctgttTTTATCAGCACTAAGGAGCTTGAGCCCTGAGTGTGTCCCAGCTGAACCCCTGTGTCAGCAGCACTACACTGCTCACCCCAGGGGAGGAGGTCTGGGAAAAGCAACAgggctgggaagagcctggAGGGATATAGGGCGTGgaagccagagcagagcagacatGAGCAGAGTGACAGCCACATGGCCAGGTGTCAGCTCAGGTGCACCCTGCCATCTTCCAGGCACCCCACTGTTGCCCCCAATTCTGTCCCATGCCTTGGCCTCAATATTAGGTGTTTTGGTGCCCTCTGCACAACCTGCTCTGACCTGTACTTAAgtctgctgtgcctgcagcaatCCCCTTTGCCACCTTTTTGTACCCTCAATATCCAGGAACTCAATATCCTGAGACACAAAGGCAACTTCCAATCCTGGAGCCACCGcaacaggcagagcagagctgtcctgaacgctgcagcctcttccctgccctcttcactgtccctgcagctggcccCTGAGCCAAGCTGGCTGATTTGTGCTTTGGCATGGCTTCAAAGTGCTCCTGAGGTTGTTTTTGTCTCAAAGAAAGTGCTGGTACAAATCTGCACCGAGCTGAGCATGTCTGCTGACAGCTGGGCCAGCAACTGAGAAGCACCCGCAGGCCCAGACCAGCAAGATCCTCAATTTACCAACGCTTGGAAGCACAGGGGCTCAGCTGGCACAACCAGGAATGGGAGTTTGTTTGGAGGTGGCAGGTAAATCCAGCACAGTGGGAAATACCAGCCCTGAAATGGTCCAGCAGTCCCTTCCAGGCCCAgcaggctgctctggctggggaCAGACAGCACCATCATTCAGCTCCACCACGGGCCCACAGCAAACACGGTGTGAACACGTACGGGCCAGGCAgggcccctgccccagcacacgGAACAGCCCCTGTGCATTCCTCAGGGAGCAAATCCCACCTGCCCATCCCGACTCCCTGCTGTGACAAAGTGACAGGACCTGTGGCTGTGCAGAGACCAGTGGGTGCTGACCAACCTCAGCTCCCAAAACCACCTGCCACAACACTCCTGCGCCCTAGAGAAGAGGCACAGTTTGAGGAGAATCTGAGGTCAAGATGGTGAGGGCCCTCGAGCTGGTCATCATGTACAACACAAGGAGAGGATGAGGGAACACGGCTTGCCCGGcctgggaaagaaaaggcttCAGGAGAACGTAACAGCAGCCTGAGGAGGTTGTCAAGGATGAAATCAAGATCTTCATCCTGGTGAAGTTAAAACGCTGGTTGAAATGGTAACTTCAAACtggatataaagaaaaatatttgctttagtTGGAAACATTGTTTTTACACATCTAGAGAGGTTGTAGTCTCCACCCTTGGAGGTTTTTGTGCCCTAGCTGTTTAAaattttgagcaacctggtctaaccCTGTAGTTgcccctgctttgagcaggaggttggactaCAGACCTCCAGAGGGTCCCTCTTATCTGCATCATTCCATGATCTGGACTGAAAAGGCAACATGGAGCTTTTGTAGTTGTTTTAAGGCCACAGCCTCTACACCTCTTCAGGCCCTGATTCTGCCCATGCTGGTGCTGAGAACATTCCTAAAACAGCCAAGCTTCACCCATGTGGCTTAAGTATCACTCATTAGTTAAGCTCCTCCATGGGCTATGCAGGCAGCACATGAGGAATGTGTTGCCTTCCTCGGGTAGACAAAAGGGGCCGATCCTCATTCCTCAGACATCTTGTCACTAGTCCCCAGCCTGGGACGGCAGCAGCTCTTCAGTCGGGGTTATGGATGCCAGCCACTCAGAGGAGATGCTGCTCTCCACTGGTATTTTCCAGTACAAGTAGGCTGGGCCTGGGTGTGCTGTGGGCacacacagcagagctctgtggaCTGGCCCCTGCCAGGAGTGTGCCCGGTCCTCCCTGTCTGTGGGGTACCCAGGGGTCCCCGCTGGCCTTGGGGAACACAGGTTCACCTTGCACAGCACCAGTCAAACCTGACTAAGgaagtaaaaatatatattgccTATAGAAATcaatctttattttcaaatgctgcACTGCATAAAATGTATCTGCTTGCCAGCCCTGTGCATAGACACAGCCCCCCTCCACCCTCCCCActtccctgctcagcacagcacaagcAGAGCAACTACACACACCATCACTTACACCAGAAGAAAAACCTATTTGCAACCCAATTCTCTTTTCCTGATAAGTGAACGGTGTTCACCTcgaaaaaaatcaccagaaaaatacatttcatttctgcattCAGTTGAAATGATCAGGCTCGCTACAGGGCTGGTCCCATGCGTGGAAGCTGCCGGTGCTTTCAGTGCTCTTCACCTTCTTAACCTGGATAATGAAGCACTCTTAAAGCTCCCCTGCCTGTAATAGTGCAACTGCCTCTCCCAGAAGGCAAAACAGTGCAGAGACACCAGAGGGCAGAGCTCCTCTGAGAACGCCATGGCCCCACGGCTTTGCATCAAGTCATTCCCCTGCAGTGACTGTTGTCCTTGCTCATGTCTTGCCAGACCAGCCATTTTTGTTACCAGCAACACACGCGTTCTTCCCAAGTGAAAAGTGCTTTCCATTCTTTGCTCCCAACAACGTTTCAGAGAAGTCCCAAATTTCATTCTGTACCCAAGATCTTGTTGGAAATAATATCCATGGGGAAGGCTCTGTAGAGATTTTTGGTGATGGGAATTTGCAGAAACCTGGTTGCCTTTCTTATTTGGAAGAAAGGAGGCCTGCATGACAAGATGTTGAGTGCTTCTGCTTTAACTCCAATGTCCAATCACAGCCAAACCCACAGGTGATGTTCACAGCAATCTTTGAAGACCTTGCATTTTAGGATCTGTATTTTCTCATGTGTGCAGCAATTGAAGCTGAAATCTCAGCGCTCCTCTTATTCTGGCCATAGTAGTCCACAAAGTCACCATCAGGGCCGAGGAGGTACATAATTATTGTGTGATCAACCTGCAGGAGAGCACAGCATGGCTTGGTAAGAGAGAccacaaaatcacagaacacCAGCTCAGAAGGGAAATGCACGGCACGGAATGGGACCAGCAGTGGGATACAGGGACATGCaggatcgggaatgggatcaggagTGGGATACAGGGACATgcgggatcgggaatgggacCAGCAGTGGGATACAGGGAAATGCGGGATCGGGAACGGGATCAGGAGTGGgacacagaaaaatgcaggactgggaatgggaccAGCAGTGGGATACAGGGAAGTGCAGCATTGGGAGCAGGACCAGCAGTGGGATACAGGAAAATGCAGGATCAGGAACAGGACCAGCGGTGGGATACAGGGAaatgcagcactgggagcagggccagcagtggGATACAGGAAAATGCAGGATCAGGAACAGTGGGATACAGGGAAATGCAGGAttgggaccgggaccgggactgGGACCAGCAGTGGGATACAGGGAAATgcgggatcgggaatgggacCCAGCAGTGGGATACGGGGAAATgcgggatcgggaatgggacCAGCAGGGGGATGCAGGGAAATgcgggatcgggaatgggacCCAGCAGTGGGATACAGGGAAATgcgggatcgggaatgggacCAGCAGGGGGATACGGGGAAATgcgggatcgggaatgggacCAGCAGTGGGATACAGGGAAATGCAGGATCGGGAATGGGACCAGCAGGGGGATACGGGGAAATgcgggatcgggaatgggaccagcagggggacacagggacatacGGGACGGGGGCGCCCCCTGCCGGCGCACCGAAGCAGCCTCACCCATGCACATCCCGGAATTCCAATTGGATTTAGATCAAACTTAACTCCActgcacatttatttaaatgccGCTGCAAATCCTGTCTGCACCTAACCATGACAACATCTTTCTCAGCAAAGACACAAAGTTCCGGCGATGGAAGCCACGACTGCTCAGGACTGAAATACAGCCGTGCTCCGAGTTCAGCTGCATTTGAAATGAGACATCACAGCGACATTTCCAGGACCACAAGTTAAAAGGATGCCTTAAATTTAATGGCATTTCCTTCATTGAAATAATGGTTCTCAAAATTTTAATTGGTGGTTTTAATTCAGATATTTTACTTTTGAactgtttttcatttcctctgatGCCCTCAGTTCccgtaaaggaaaaaaaaaggagatcaGATCACGTGTATCCTCACTCACTCTACCACTTGTACCTGCTTTACTTTTGCAGCCTGCTCAGAATGTGGCAAGGCAGGAaggccccagcagcagctcagagcccTACAAGCAGTCAGTCCAATCACTTCCAGAGAGTAAGATTATGACTACCAAGTTCAGCCTCACTTAAAcctcattttcctccttcacACTATTACTCTACATATTTTATTCCCACTTAATTTGCATTAATTAACACGCTCTCTCTTGCAGGTTGTTTGACACAAAAAGAAGATTCCCACAGTACCTGCAGGCAGATATCCAAGTCTCTTGCCAGGAAGACCCCACTCCTTGGTGTCAGTTTGGCAGGCAATGAATTGTTACTCACttaattctcttttctctctcttcctacTGCCTTAATTTCCCAGTTCCATTTTCACTTTGGAGCACACAGGAGAAGAGCCAGTCAAATGTTACAGATCAGAAAGTTCGACTATTGCCAGGCTTGCTAGCTCCTGTGCTACTGTCTGCATTTCTGGGATTGTTTAGAACACACTTTGGTGAGGTTCTGAGCTTCTAAGATGGCATCGAGGTTCTGACAGCTTAACATACAGATCTTAAACTTAAAGATCCAACAgctggttttaaaatgtttatgttGCTCTTATCCACAGTCCTTCAGTAAGCAAAGGCTCCTTTTACTTACTATGTAATCATTGTCCTCATCCTTGGGGCCTTCGCTGTAGTACACACGGTACGCTTTAGCCACTTGGTCAATCTGTGCCTTGGTACCAGTCAACCCGATCAGCTTCGGAGAGAATTCTAGATAGAAAGAAGATATTTACACAGTTTAGTAAAAAGAATCCCTTCAAGAAGCTCCTTTTCAGTGCTCTGTATTACATGCTAagagacacagagaaagaaagcaggaataCCTTTAACATATCTGGCAATGGCTTCTTGGTTGTCCCTCTCAGGATCGATGGTGATGAAGAGTGGGGTCAGATTAGGCAAAGATGGAATTCGATCTGTGA from Corvus hawaiiensis isolate bCorHaw1 chromosome 19, bCorHaw1.pri.cur, whole genome shotgun sequence includes these protein-coding regions:
- the LOC125335731 gene encoding protein SCO1 homolog, mitochondrial, which codes for MKVVKRRKEEELEKERNRGIGKPLLGGPFSLVSHEGQPKTSKDYIGQWVLIYFGFTHCPDICPDELEKMIAVVDEIDRIPSLPNLTPLFITIDPERDNQEAIARYVKEFSPKLIGLTGTKAQIDQVAKAYRVYYSEGPKDEDNDYIVDHTIIMYLLGPDGDFVDYYGQNKRSAEISASIAAHMRKYRS